Within the Thermodesulfobacteriota bacterium genome, the region CAAAGCGCCCATCATGATTGATTCAGAAAAAACTAAATTATCGGATTCTTATGGCAGGATTAAAGATATTGTTAACAAACTCCAATTGTTTAATAAAACAGTCGAAACATTGATTGAAGAACTAAATGCTATTTTAAAAAAGGAACCAGGATAAAAATTCCTCTTTCTAGGAGCACTCCGCCGCTATAAAAGACCAAAACAAGAAAAAAGAGATACCAGGAAGAAGCCATGGCTAAAAGAATATCTTCCCAGGGTTCATTATCCCATTTGGATCAAGGATGGTTTTGATTTGTTTCATTACCTCCAGACTGGGTCCATGTTCATGTACCATGAATTTGCGTTTCCCTATTCCAACCCCGTGTTCACCTGTGGCTGTGCCTCCGAGATCAATAGCACACCTGACTATAGCGTCATTGGCTTCCATCCCCCTCTCTGCCTGCTCTGCATCGTTAGGGTCCTTAATCAGGCCCATGTGGAGGTTGCCGCTTCCTGCATGACCGAATATATAGCCCTTTACCCCTTTTGAAATTGCTTCATCCCGGGCAAATCCAACCATCTGTGGATATTTTGAGAGAGGTACCGCTGTATCTATGATGATTATTTCCATGCCCCTGTTGGCGTTCTTCATGGATTCAAATGTGTCATATCTGGCTTCCCACAGTCGGTCTCTCTCTTGTCTCCCAATTCCAGCTTCAAAGAGAGAGCAGCTATTAGATATACATATCTCCTCTATAAGAGAGAGTTCTTCTTTAAGCCCAGCCTCATTGCTCCCGTGAAATTCCATAAAGAGGGTAGGCTTCTCCTCCAGGTGGGTATTCTTGTACAAATTAATTGCCTCTATGACATTTGTATCAAGAAATTCAAGGGCAGCCGGGACGATTCCTGTGCACATTATCTGATATATAGATTGAGTTGCATCTTCAACAGAGTCGAAGTTTGCCAGTACAGCAGTGAAATGTGATGGAAGAGGGGCAAGCCGCAAAGTTATCTGAGTGATTACCCCCAGTGTACCCTCTGATCCTGCAAAAAGGCGGCAAAGATCATACCCCGAAGAGCTCTTGACGGCATTTGACCCAACATTGATTATTTCACCTGTGGGGAGGACGACCTCTAATTTCATAACATAATCCTTTGTAGCACCATACTTAAGTGCCTGGATACCGCTGGCATTATTAGCCACCATCCCGCCAATGGTAGCCGATGCCCCAGGATCAGGAGGGAAGAAGAGCCCCTTTTTTGAGAATTTTTTATTCAAATCCTTATACACTACGCCTGGTTCAACTACTACCTGAAAGTCACCCTCTCTTTCTTCCAAAATCCTGTTCATCTCCTGCATGTCCATGACAATACCGCCCATACAGGGCATGGGATTCCCCTCAAGACTCGTTCCTGCTCCCCAGGGAGTGACAGGGATCTTTCTCTCATTTGCTATCGTGAGAATCTTACTTACCTCATCACTGGATTTGGGAAGGACAACGACGTCCGCCCTGCATCTTTTATGGAAGGATTCATCCTTGGAATGTAGCTCTATTACGGATTCTCCAGTAGAAACCCTTTCAGGATCAACGATAGATCTGAAAATAGCTATTTCATTTTTCGTAACAGTTCCGTAGGTCATAATGAAATCCTCCAGGCTTCCGGCAGTCAGCAATCAACCTGTTTTTTTAAGAATTCATAGTATGCATTCAGTTTGACAAGGGCATTTACCGCCTTCTCGCAACTGTTAAACACCAATGTTTTCCCAGTTTCGTTAAGCTTTTCTGTTAATTCTCCCTTTGGCCCAAATATGGAAAATGCAATTGGCTTGTTGGGGTATTTCTCAGCAGCTTCCTTAACTACAGTAGAGATATCCCACAACTCTGAATAGAATAATACAAGAAAATCAGGGATAATTGCTACTACACCATTACTACCTTCATCAGCCAATAGTGCCTCCAATATTATTTTAAACTCATTCCTAAAATTGACGGGGTTGAATCCTTTTAGCCCCATACATGCCCAGATATCTACCGGGTTGCCAAGGGGTAGCCAGGAAGGAGGAGATAGCTCTCTTATCATATCCAATGTAGATTCAGAAAGGTCTATTACCTCTAAGCCATATTTCTCACAGGCATCTACAGTTATAACACCTGTAGAACCGGCCCATGTCATAATACCAATCTTCTTTCCTTTCATAGGGGGAAAGGTTAAAAATGATTTGATCAAATCTTCCGCTTCTTCCTCATCGTTAACTCTGATCACCCCGGTTTCTTTAAACACAGCATCATATACCTCATCCTTTCCTGCAACAGAACCTGTGTGGGACTGGGCAGCAACTCTGCCAATCTCACTTTTGCCCGATTTAAGACCAATCAAGGGCTTCTTCTTCGATACCCTCTTTGCCATCTCAAAGAATCTTTGTCCCTCAGAGATACCTTCAATATGGAGCAGAACGACTTTAATATCGTTATCATGCTCAAAATAAGAAAGGCTATCAGCAAAATCGACATCACAGCAATCGCCTATATCGATGGCTTTTCCAAATATTATATTAGAAAGGCCAACGAAGAAGATACCGCTTTGAGATATAACCCCAACAGGAGTCTTTGCCAGCTCAAAACGTGGAAGGGCTGTACTCAAATCCCTATAGGCATTTATCACCCCAAATGTGTTGGGACCCATAATCCTTGTTTTTCCTTTCCTGGCGATTTCTATCACCCTTTCCTGTAGCATCTTCCCCTCATTATCGGAGTCAGCAAATCCCTGAGCAATAATTATTAAGGCAGGCACTCCTTTTTCCGCACACTCTTTGACCCGATCGGGAACAGTATCGCGAGGTGTAATTATTACTGCCATATCTATATTTTCCGGTATGTTCCTTATATCTGTATACGCTTTAAACCCCAGAATCTCATCTGCTTTAGGGTTTATCGGATAAATCTTTCCTTGGAAACCATAATCAATCAGGTTCTTTAATACATTAAAAGAATTACTGTCAGTATTTCTAGACACACCGATTAAAGCAATAGACTCTGGTTCCATGAAACATCGCATCTCTTCTAATGTATTCATAACTTTAAAACTCCTTTTTTATTTGCAATAACTTCTATCGTTTCCCAGAGGCATACACAGATGTGCAACATC harbors:
- a CDS encoding CoA-binding protein, translated to MNTLEEMRCFMEPESIALIGVSRNTDSNSFNVLKNLIDYGFQGKIYPINPKADEILGFKAYTDIRNIPENIDMAVIITPRDTVPDRVKECAEKGVPALIIIAQGFADSDNEGKMLQERVIEIARKGKTRIMGPNTFGVINAYRDLSTALPRFELAKTPVGVISQSGIFFVGLSNIIFGKAIDIGDCCDVDFADSLSYFEHDNDIKVVLLHIEGISEGQRFFEMAKRVSKKKPLIGLKSGKSEIGRVAAQSHTGSVAGKDEVYDAVFKETGVIRVNDEEEAEDLIKSFLTFPPMKGKKIGIMTWAGSTGVITVDACEKYGLEVIDLSESTLDMIRELSPPSWLPLGNPVDIWACMGLKGFNPVNFRNEFKIILEALLADEGSNGVVAIIPDFLVLFYSELWDISTVVKEAAEKYPNKPIAFSIFGPKGELTEKLNETGKTLVFNSCEKAVNALVKLNAYYEFLKKQVDC
- a CDS encoding FAD-binding oxidoreductase — its product is MTYGTVTKNEIAIFRSIVDPERVSTGESVIELHSKDESFHKRCRADVVVLPKSSDEVSKILTIANERKIPVTPWGAGTSLEGNPMPCMGGIVMDMQEMNRILEEREGDFQVVVEPGVVYKDLNKKFSKKGLFFPPDPGASATIGGMVANNASGIQALKYGATKDYVMKLEVVLPTGEIINVGSNAVKSSSGYDLCRLFAGSEGTLGVITQITLRLAPLPSHFTAVLANFDSVEDATQSIYQIMCTGIVPAALEFLDTNVIEAINLYKNTHLEEKPTLFMEFHGSNEAGLKEELSLIEEICISNSCSLFEAGIGRQERDRLWEARYDTFESMKNANRGMEIIIIDTAVPLSKYPQMVGFARDEAISKGVKGYIFGHAGSGNLHMGLIKDPNDAEQAERGMEANDAIVRCAIDLGGTATGEHGVGIGKRKFMVHEHGPSLEVMKQIKTILDPNGIMNPGKIFF